ctggcagcctgaAGATTCTAATTCAGGATCAGGTTCTACATGACTAATCTTTGATATTTTACATGATTATTTTTAGGCACTTAATTCTACAGcgttctcttctccctgcttttcaTACTACCATTCTTCTTCCTCAGCCTTGCTTAGCTTCAGTGGCACAGTGGTGTGTTCCGGTGCTTAAGTACTGCACTGCTAATAAAAACGCTGAGCTCCATTGTCTTCTGTAGATGGTATGTCCTGGCTTAAAACCAGTATCAAAGCTATTACAGGATTTGTATTGCTGGTCAATGAACAAAGGAAATACTATACTCAAGTTTCTGTAGCAGAATAAATGTTTGCCACATGTTAGTATTTAGGAGAAGACTTAAATGTTTCAATATATTTTGGCTTTAGCTAAAAtgtagactttttttccccactggtgcTGCAGGAATGTGGGAATACTTACTTATGTAGGTGTACAAATGTAGGAATACTTGTGTATACTTCCAAAGCAGGGTGtattataaaagggaaaaaaaatatttttagtctaGTACAAATAAGGAACATTTAAAGATGTGAGACGTAAAGGAGTCATTTTATACACTACTCAGGAAAGACCTTGCATGTTTTTATTAATCactattgaaaataaaacattgacaGGTTTGAAATTTGTTGAACTTTCTTCCCAAATAAGAAAGGATTAGAGCTGAAAGAGTAAGTTACAAACAAATTTAATAAGCTAGAGCACCTAATTCTCTTAGGCTCTTATGAAAACAAATGTTGTCAGCAAATTGCCTTCAGCAAATTTAGCCCTTGTTATACAGTGCTGGGatggtaaaatatttaattactatTCAAAATTGATGATCATTTTTCCAGTGTAAACAATTTTCAGTTTGTGTGTCTCTCGCAGACTGTTTGCTCTATTTCATGTTACTGAATCTTTAGATTTGATATTTGAGCTATGCTattagtaatttaaaatattgaaattctGTGCTAATAAACACCATACCAAAGTGCCCACCATGAATAATGACACTGCTCCAACATCAAATTGTTAATTAACCATAAGCTAAAGTAGAAATCCTCTGATATTGTTTGAGTCCCTGTTTGGATGATCTAactttccttttcccctgctACTATCACttgaatctgatttttaaaaaaggtgcaCTTCTTTTGTGtgaataaaagaattttaaattaagcagAACCCAAGACATTCTTAGATGACCAGCTGtggaaaacaataaataaaacagaaagtgaaCTGTAGATAGAGTGAATCCAGGTAATAAGGAAAATCATGACTAGGGTTGTCTAATATAGGGacaagaaaaatataaaatacgtTTTCAAGCCCTGAgctatataaatattcatcagaCTCAATTTACATTTTTGCTGCTCATAATGAGTAAAAGGTTGATTAACTCAGTATTGCCAGCTGAAACTGCAGCTGGGAGTAGTTTTCTACATCCATCAAACTAGGGTTTTCCCTTCTGTGTTCCTGAGTGTAAATCATTGAGCTTTACTTCATTTCATGGTCCTGTGAATTGCTCATATGGtctgtttaaagaaaagattGTTGCATCATGACTTTTACATGGTCCAACCCAGTTTCTTTCCACTCTCATTGAGAATAGAATGATGGATGCTTCATGTTGTTGTTACTTCTACCATAAAACAGGCCAGCTCACAGGGTACAGCTTCAAATCCCTTTGTACATGCTGAGACAGAATGCAGTGAGATGCTGCCAGTGAAATATGTATTGATAGACTGGTGATTTGGATGCATTGTGAGGTATTGACTAAAGTCTGGTCTTAAGGCAAATAACAAAACGATGAATTCCCAAAGCCAGAAATTTCAGGCATCGTaaaaccttttcttcttcaaaaaaaaagatCTAATGAATTAAATACACTTTATGTGAAGGCCTTGTTTCTCTAAAACAATATCTTGAACTTGAAATCTAACtagtttggaaaaaagaagttaaatagtTTTAGGTCACCTCCTTGCTCTTGATCAATACAGTCCATTTTTTTTGCAGATTTTAAACCATGCTGCTCTATTTGTTCTTCTCTCATTGCCATGTAGAAAACCTACAGAAAAATTAGAAGTACGCCATTGAGAAACTGACTACAAAATGCTGCTACAAGTATGTATTTTGCCCATATAATCACTTTCAGAAACAGTCAAtatgcatttaaagaaaaataatctgaaaaaatagtgatttttaaaaaaaaatctccctttaaAGAGACACTGTAAGGCTAAAGCTTACATATGAATAAATCTCTTCCCAAGTTGCTAAGAACACTTTCTAAACTGCAATTTAAAAGCTTTCAATTACTACTTTTCACTACTTATGCTCTTCCTTtactttttgcctttattttccaGTCTTGTGACTAAGCAAATCTGGTAAATTTTGCTTGCTCATTATAGCTCACGTCACTCTTCTTATGTCTTGTTGTAGCTTATTGCCTATGTTTGGGAATACAACCATCCCCAAGAGAAGTCACTTCTCTTAAAAGtaggatttaattatttttattaataaaatccACAATTTCAGCCTAAACTATTTGACTGTGttcctttcaaaaaggaaatcATTTGGGAcaatctattttttaaatcacagtttcTAAATTCTTGCCCCAAAGAGCAAATTCTGTAAGTTCCTTTGCTGAATGAGCATGGGATTTTTAAGGAAGATGTAAAGACCAAACAAAAGAGCCTCTCACACAACCCGATTGCTGAATTTCAGCAATGCCCCTTATTACCAGcttattttcttgcctttttttcagggCTGTGTAAAACGATTTCAGTCGGCTACATCAAAGTGTAGTGGCAGATTTCCCTTTGGAAGTCAGAGCCTGTTTCAAACGTCTCTTTAAGTCTTGCATATTTGGTGACTTGGGTCGGACAAGATGGAGGCCTCTTCGTTTCTCTCCATTGCAGCTCCCAATCATCCTGCTGACCTCCTGGCAAAGCTGCTGGAAGGCTTCATGCACTCCCTCACAGTTCTCCCGGGCTGAGACTTCATAGTAAGTACCTCCCAGTTCACTAGCCAGCTGGAGTCCTTCTTTGGAGGACACCTGCCTGGCTCGCAGGAGGTCTCCTTTGTTTGCCATCAGAAGCAGGGGAATGTTAGCATTCGGGTGAATCTTGCGGATGTGCTGGTGTAGGGGACGTATGACTCGATAGCTCTCATAGTCTGTGATGGAGTAAACAAAAACGAAGCCATCTGCCCAGTAGATTGAACGGTTTATCTGCTCTTGGCAGCATATGCTGTCAGTGTCATCCTGCCATCAAAACCAAGAGGTGTGAGATTAGCAAACTGAGAACAGGGAGCAGACAGAGCAAACAGTTATACAGCACTGTTAGCTCCTCGGAGCTTTGTTTTAATGTGTGACTGTTCCATGTACAGGCAGAAACCTCTCTGACTGCTGGGGAATGTACCAGGGACAGGAGAAATTTCCACTGTGTCAGTAACATATTACAGGTAAGCAATAATGTGGACTGGAGAGGGGTCAAGGCAAATTGGTTGAAAATAAGAGAACAGCCAAAATACTGATATTGAAAAGTTTGTTCTGTATTCTATTGTACTAAAACAGTGTGACAGAAACCCATGCTTTTATTGTGGATAAAATTGTGATGGGCACGGTAAGAGCATTATAAAATTCAGCAGGCTAGTCACGCTACTGCAAGTGAACGGTTGTCCCCCAAGGTGTTTTTTTAGGGGCTTTTTCCAATTCTGTATTCAATGTCTCCATGGACAGGGGTTCTCACTAACTCTGCTTGGTGAAGCCTGACAGGTTTTTCTCCATGTAGGTCTCCAGACAGTCAAAAGCAAAGTTACTTCAAAAAAGCAATTTGTTACAAATAACCAATTACTAGAACTGAAAATGAAGTGAAATCTCATTGCTCATTTGTAGAGCAGCAATGGGCTTATATTATTGTTTTGATGTTCACATGTTTGTTCAGTTCATCACCACTCCTACTCAGCCAGCCATAACAATCACCAGCATTGGGAATATAAAACTGAATACAATACTGTGGGGCTTGAAAAGAGATCAGCTCACTTTTCAAGATGAAGCTATTTTCAGCTAATCCTCTACTCTTTGTTATCTGTGCTGGTATGTAACCCAGCCAGATAGGGAGATCACTGCTGCAGTTATTGCCAGTGTGCTTGGTTTGTAAGAACTGACATTCCTGTCAATATTACAGGCTTTCTGGAACTTTGTAATTTCTTTCATATCCAACAAGGCACTAAGCACATTCAGTATTCAGCTCTTGATGAAGTTGGTAGGAATTAGAGGCTTTTGTGTATTTTAGGGGGAGTTCAACATCATGAATACAGAGCCcaaacttttattattattgctaaaTTCTATTAAAGAAATCTTCATCAACTTCAGTAAGACTGTTAGAACATATGTTCCATTATCTATAGAATATATATTTGCCATTCACACTGACTTTAACAGAATTTGTGTGTGCTCAGCAATCTCCCAAAACAGATTACTTttatttagacacctaaatatGAATTATAAAGCCTAACTTCAGGAAGCAGAGGTGGAAAAGAATGAGTAAAACTGATCAGTTGTTTTATGGTAGATCAGACAGTAAAAAAAGGAGTACCAACAAGGCTCTTCTGTGAGAAGAAGGAAGCAGAATTTCTGAAGGCTCAGAGTATAAATTAGGCTTACAACTTTCAACAGGAGTTCTGCTAACTAACTGCCCTTTGTAAATATTTCAATATTGCCAATAGAGACACTGGCTCATCATACCTAGTAGTTCTTTGCCTTTGCCAGCTCCCAGTAATGCTAAATCCTGTTAGCAGTGAAATTGTTTAACAGATGCTCTTATCACGCCTGCCTCTCCCCAAAACcctcaaacccccaaacccaacagaGTTGCACATGGAACGAAGAGGGATCCTCACTAACAGCCTTGTTTAAAAGGTTAATGAGTGTGAACTCAAGCCAGAACAGGGCAGACTGTGGGAAGAAGGGCAATTTGCACTGTTGGTGTCTGGGTTGTAGCCAATCTGTAGATAATTAGCCACCCTCCATGTCCTGCTAGCCTCTTTTCACCAGCAAACTCCTTTCATAGGGAAAAAGAACTAATTGCTCTGGCAAGcgtttgaaaatgtttttggagAAAGTGTACATTCAGAGAGCCCTAATGAGCAGAAATTCTCAGTTACTCCAGCTAGGCCCACCCAGTAGTGAGATGGATGGATAATCCCCAACGGAATGCTTTATTCAGGAAAATCAAAGGCTAATGGGctactttttaaatggaaatctcTGCTCCAGGATGAATTTTGAAACACACAGTCATTTGCCATGTATAGACCAAGCAGCAATGAATCACCTAACAAAACCAGTTAtctgtttgcttctgtttctctcttaaaCATTAAAATTTCCGGTGTGGCTAGAATCCTGAGTGATTCCACATGACTTCCTCCCGAAACACTGTACTCGGCCTGCAGAGTGCAAGAAACTCTCTTCCTTAAGGATTTTAACAGGAAATCCAACCTATTCTCTCAGTCTTAACAAGTCCTGTTCAGAAACAGTCCCTTCAAATTATTTCATATACATCATTTGAGGCAAACAGATACAGGCTAAGATAAGTGTGTCTGTGGGAACTGTTGAAACAGTGCAGACCTTTGACTGggacaaagaaaatgaaactccTTCCTAACTGAATTAAAATCGTTTCTGACTAAGAAACCTCAGCTGCTGGCATTACTAAATTTTGTGGGGCTCTGACTACAGTCACAGAACTATAGGTCACAGTCttaattaaaacagagaaacCGGAAAATAAACATATATCTGGTGTGAAAGAGGGAATTAAATTCTTTCACTCCCTCCTTTCTCCATGGGATAGAACAGAGAGGGGATTCCCTTTGTTAAGTGTTTATCAGGCAGTCCCAATTGTGCCTAATCACCACCCACAGCTT
This region of Harpia harpyja isolate bHarHar1 chromosome 18, bHarHar1 primary haplotype, whole genome shotgun sequence genomic DNA includes:
- the LOC128153971 gene encoding ras-like protein family member 11A-like, with product MRLISQDTMSQYSTNFLLLPIPEYPVLDCVPNKIIKLVVLGGSSVGKTALVVRFLTKRFIGDYEANTGALYSRKFTIDGEQISLQVQDTPFVSLEDDTDSICCQEQINRSIYWADGFVFVYSITDYESYRVIRPLHQHIRKIHPNANIPLLLMANKGDLLRARQVSSKEGLQLASELGGTYYEVSARENCEGVHEAFQQLCQEVSRMIGSCNGEKRRGLHLVRPKSPNMQDLKRRLKQALTSKGKSATTL